One Phoenix dactylifera cultivar Barhee BC4 chromosome 8, palm_55x_up_171113_PBpolish2nd_filt_p, whole genome shotgun sequence genomic window carries:
- the LOC103702955 gene encoding uncharacterized protein LOC103702955 isoform X1 has protein sequence MGNPEAEVYFVFMNFDPEYERLRANHRSTKCSAELDAYLSNKHDQLLAKLLRPNSYKKKSSLAIVDGFAVEITENQAAILRSAKEVRVVEKNQELA, from the exons ATGGGGAACCCAGAAGCCGAAGTGTATTTTGTCTTCATGAACTTTGATCCTGAGTACGAGCGCCTGCGAGCGAATCA CAGGTCGACAAAATGTTCAGCGGAGCTTGACGCTTATCTGAGTAACAAGCACGACCAGCTGCTAGCAAAGCTGCTTCGACCAAACAGCTACAAGAAGAAATCTTCTTTGGCCATTGTTGATGGTTTCGCCGTGGAAATAACTGAAAACCAG GCAGCTATACTGAGATCGGCCAAGGAAGTGAGGGTGGTCGAGAAGAACCAAGAGCTCGCTTGA
- the LOC103702955 gene encoding uncharacterized protein LOC103702955 isoform X2 produces MGNPEAEVYFVFMNFDPEYERLRANQSTKCSAELDAYLSNKHDQLLAKLLRPNSYKKKSSLAIVDGFAVEITENQAAILRSAKEVRVVEKNQELA; encoded by the exons ATGGGGAACCCAGAAGCCGAAGTGTATTTTGTCTTCATGAACTTTGATCCTGAGTACGAGCGCCTGCGAGCGAATCA GTCGACAAAATGTTCAGCGGAGCTTGACGCTTATCTGAGTAACAAGCACGACCAGCTGCTAGCAAAGCTGCTTCGACCAAACAGCTACAAGAAGAAATCTTCTTTGGCCATTGTTGATGGTTTCGCCGTGGAAATAACTGAAAACCAG GCAGCTATACTGAGATCGGCCAAGGAAGTGAGGGTGGTCGAGAAGAACCAAGAGCTCGCTTGA